The region aacagcaaagtgaaaaaaagagacagaaatgtccTGTTGTTCTGCTAAATAGCAGACAGAGAGGTTGaggttcctgttttgtttgatgaCATTACAGAAACTAACATGATTTGATTTGTAGGTCACTGAGTTTTGAGTTAGAGGACGGGATGATCCAGTGAAGGTTTCAGGCTTCATATCAGCAAGTTAATGTTCATGGTGCATTGTGCCAGACTTAATTTAACTTCAACTTAGTTTAGAAGGTCATAACCaatcatgctgctgctgctgctgctgctgcgaatgaggatgatgatgttggGCGGTGTTGTCTTCAAacactgtgtttatatttatcaCCACTAGATGGTAGTAATGCAGAGCAGGAAACACTCGAAGTTAGTAGGTAagagtattttttatttttttatttttttattgatgatgaaaataaaccaTTGGTAAACCATTTCTTTAGTCTGCATAATAAACTACAGTAGGAGCACACATACAATACCTTAACAACTTTCTATTTTTGATCCATATAAATACTTAAACAGTTATGTCCATTATAAATATCTTATCAAAATGTCTTATTATAAATatcatataaaaaataattttgtccACATGTCAgtgaataacacacacacatacacacattaagTTAATTCAAGTAAAAAATAGAGAAATGCTAAATGGCACAGAAGTGAAGTGAACACATTTCTAACCTTCACTCTGCTTACAAGTAATGTCAGGTCAAGAGTTACATCTTTTGGTGTGAGCTTGGGGACTCATCATCAGCGTCTGTCTGATCACGCTGTTTTCTGGCCGAGTCCCTCCAGCCACTCCAGCACTGTGTCCAGTTCTCCCACGGCCTTCTGTGCCGCCTGGTTTGCTTCGAGCTGCTCAGAGTGACGGAgtaagaaaacagagagagcagtggATTTAATGATGAGCACAACTGTAGAGAGGCagttttctgttgctttgtctTGTTAGAGTGAGTCAGCTACTGCTGAAGTGTTTGTGTAGAGTCACATCTTGCAAGCCCATTTAGTCCGCCACATAATATGTTCCATTAACCCTGCTAAATGATTCTGCCCTCAACACCTTGGCAAAAGTTaattatatcattttatttccccACCTATCTGGATATTCAGCCAAAACATTTAAGATAATAAAAGATTCCACATAGAATATTTGTGAATTGGACATCAAACGTAGCTCAAAGCATCATTCATTTGTACAAGTGCTCTCCTCCAGCACCGTCTGCAGTCCACTGTGAGAATGTGGGACATGGAGAGATGTTTATGTTCAGAGAATATTTGTTCTGCAAACTACATACCTTGTTAAACTCAGCATGCAGGGAGTCAActgttctctgtgtttcctctgcacaGTGGCAGTGCTGAACACAACGAAGCACAATTATTAATACAACTTACTCATGTTTTTAATGGAAACACACAATGTTCATCATTGGACAGCTAACTTACACATTTGTGTATATCTCTCCTGATGCTGACAAAAGCGTTGGCCAGAGCGCTGGAGGAGCGTTGCTGCTGAGAGGAGGCATAGTTGCTAAACACTCTCTCAACGTAGAAACGCAGCACGAGACGCAGGAAACAGCACGTCTGCCCCTCCTGATGGAGACACATAAAGGTCACATtgcagcagctctcacacactcatattatACACTCATACACTGTTTATAGAGCCTTTAGCAGTCCGTGGCTTAGGGCAGAGAAACATTCAGAATTTGAAACAGAAAATTAGGGTAGAAAGAGCATAACCAGCACtacatggtaaaaaaaaaaaaagaggaggactCACCTGAACACCCTTCATCAATGATTTGTCCAGAAATTTCACTCCAATATCAGCGTCTCCTGCTATCTGTAATGCAAATACCACAGAGACAGTAAGCATCTCTCTTAAATTTCTGCAAGTTTCCATCCACTCAAAGGTGTCATAAACAGTGTTTGCTGTGAACAGTTTCTGATACTGATAAAGTGATTGCCTGTGTCTGCATGTCATGTCTTATTAGGATTCATTTTGAGTTAGTGGTTCTGTGTGCGTCTGTATTAAACTCACCGCATTTGATCGTATGGCAGAGTAATATTTGCGCAGTTCGTGCGTGTGAACGTTGACAGAGCAGCTGTCCAGATGCAGAGTTCGGCTCTCCACAAGTTCACTCAGactcaggaggagcaggaggagggagcagcCGAGcagcatcttcatcatcatcatcgtagTTATCTGGTGGGAAagctgacagaaacattttgtttgttaagaTCTCTTCGGATGAATTAGTGAGAATCAATTATTACATGTAGGTAAGCGTTCAACCAAggattagttattattattgattattctgtttaacatgtttttaatcaatAGAGGAATTGTCTCTctaagtctataaaatgtcataatatagtgaaaaatgtccccagagcccaaggtgatgtcttcataattgttgttttgtccaaacaacaaTTCCAAAACCATAGATGCTAAATTTAGAGTGATTtacaaaatagagaaaagcaaaTCCACAAATTtcagaagctggagccagcaaatgtttggcattttgcttaataattacataaatcaattaataaaactgtgtttttctgtcaataaattaatattataGAAAAACGTTCATGTAACCATTCAGTATGCATTTAGAGCATATGAAATAGGTGGAATGATGTTTGAATATATTCTCCCATCCTACTTGACTTTCTTTTCCGGTTTCAAAATCTAGTCCATCTAGCAAACGGCCATTGTGATTTTCAGGTACCACCACCATGTATCacccaccaccagcaccacctgAGTGGGTGTGGACTCACCTGTGTGTCGCTTACTCAGAGGAAGAGTCCTGGTGAAGATGTGCCTTTCTGTCTCCATGCTGTCTCCTCTTATAGTGGAGTGAGGGGGATTTTTACCAGGTGTTGCACAGCTCACACAGctcacacagctcacacacacacacacacacacacacacacacacacacacacacacacagacacacacacacgtacatgcacacaaattgGTTTACAGGAGGAGGAAGTATGTTGCAATTAAAGGAACTGCCAGCTGATGTCTCAATACCTGATtggaagaaaagggaaaagaaataaTTGAATATTTCCTCCTCACTGGTGTGTGGTCATTGTAGAGTGTAATTATTAGTGAGTCATTCATTAGAGTGTCGTCATTACTCTGCAGTGTTAATTTATTCAGCTGCTTGTTCCTCGTTGAAAAGCACTTTGCATCATTTGGCTGAtgatcttttaaaatgtgatctattgttttatgaaaaatgtgttttgcaccaataacaatttgtttttgtgttctcaCAGACCTCTGACACATCACCATGTCTTGTCTCAAATGTATACTGGAAATAAAACCTCCTTCAGCACAAACATACCCCTACTCCCTTTTTTCCTCGAGGAGCCCTCTCCCTGCCAGTGACTTCACTCCTGTCAGACAAGTCCTGATCGGAAACACCTACCGGACCTGCTTACCTGCTTGCCTGGCCTGGTTTACTTTTGATGACTGCAGAAAATTCACATGGAAATTCACAGTGGAAAGAATCACGAACAGGGAAGTCTGAAGGAAACAGGAATAACCTGTGTTCATGGAGGTCAATCAATAGCGTCTATATAACTATAAATAGGGAAGTGCCTGCAGTGAAATTAGCTGACAACGCTTCCCAGCCGAGGAATGCTTAATGCTCGTTTCCAACCACTAGAGGTCGTCACAAAGCTTTTGAAGAAGGAAAAACTTCTAATGATCCAAGTCACAAGTCTCTGACTCTGTGGCTTCAGCAGCTGGTGAATGTATCACCTACTGGTCTAAGATATCTCTGTTCATACAATACTCTTTAATAAAAAGTGCATGTTAAATTTTTCTATGATATAATAGAAACACcttacagtagagtacagtacaaCAATCCTGCAAGTTATTAGTTACCTTTGGGGGTTCTGAAGCTACatgtaataatgttttcttGATATTGTCATTGGTATTACTTCAATAGATTTCTCAAGCTGTATAGCAAATTATCTACTTACTCTTTGCAACTGTAATACAGTTCTTTCCCCCCTGAGACTTTTCCTTTGGTACATGTCATAATTGTGTCTTTGTATATCTCAGCTTTATTAGAGGTTTGATGACCCCAATTTTTAAATGAAGGAGAAATGATCGAGAACTCAGGGCAACAGGAAGCAACAATTAGAGGTTAAGTCAGATAATGACTGCCTAAATTGTAATCAGTATCAATTGaaacaaaataggaaaataatTAGTTCACTGAAAGGTTTTTACTGAAAGGTGAATTGAGATAAATTTGATAGTTTATCTGACATTTCCTCACTGTCACTGCAAACGAGCTGTTATCCttaatatattgtaaatgtaaattagaTACAAGACATCAGCTGCCAAAGGACATAGCTTTTATATTCTGCATGTTGATCTTATTATTAATTCAATCATGtgtataaatacattaatttcaCACAAATTAAAGgtcaaatttgttttaaaacaaatggaCTTGTTGTCTtgtgaacaaacaaaagtttctcaccaaacacattgtgtgtatacTTGAATGCATGaacttcctcataaaacatttgtagaGCAACAGGAATATGCATCTCATCCTGTGAGCACATGTGCGTCTTGATGTGGGTTCACGCtacaaacaaaacggggacccaccagtgaaaacattgctccatagcgctactaaTGGTCAAAAACTCTGCAGGGTACCTTTAAGGAAAATCTGACTTTCCTCAGTTTTGCATAACTAATTTCCCTCCAAATGAGAAATAAGTTGTGTTGGTGTCTGATGCAGAGTTACCAGTCTATATACTAGAAGGGAGGGTGGTGAGAAAATCTCAAATCAAATTTGTAATTTCAATTCAACATCAGACACGATCAAATGATCAAagaaaaagttttattttccattatttgTACAAAGCTTCTTTATACAGAAGAATAATATACAGAGGACTAAGAAtacaatgacatttttacatggAGTACCTTGAAAATCACAGGCACATTTGGGACAGTTTCAACTACATGGTAGTTATGTTTTAAATTGGTTCTTCTGACATCCACTGCAGGTCTCTTTGTTGTCCTTGGTGGCAGCTCTACTCTGGTCACATCTGCTAGTGAACTTAACTACCCTCCATATCTGTAGCATGTCTGTCAATGTACCTGTATTTTCAGGCTTTACTCATTTTTTTGCATTgtaatttaataaacaaaaaacaactgataAACTGTAACTCCTAAAAAAACCTAACCCTAAATGTTGGTATTTCCACACTTTCTAGGTTCGCAGTTCAATGTTCTGATTCTCTTGAATCTGGCAACAATGAAACTTAACCTTAAAAAGCACAAACTATCAAGGCTTTATAGTTTTTAGTCCCTCTTTAACTAACACAGTTCTGCAGTGTGCACCGTTGGATATACCTTGTACTTCACTGAGCAAATTTACCTTTAAATTCAGTTTGTACACAGTGActctgtgtatatttgtgtgtgtgtgtgtgtgtgtgtgtgtgtgtgtgtgtgtgtgtgtgtgtgtgcccccaGGCCTTTAAGCACAGTTCTCCTAAAGGACAATAGAGTGGAGATGTCTGAAGCACATGATGACATCCAGAGGGATGGGGGGGCCTATGTGATTTCCGTCCAAGCGCAGATACCTGGCGTAACAGAACAGGTTCTTAATTTAATGTCATCACAATGACTTACATAATTATTTTGTTCCTATGTACTTCCTGTCAAAGGGTGCCACTGTGCAAATTTGTATTGTTGAGTGCCAAGATGTGACGTACCTTAGTCTGGGTATCAGACTGTCATCGCTCAGTTCGGCCTGCAGGCTGGATGGGCAGATCAGGGTGCCATTGATGCctggagggaaaacacacagtgaatgtCTGGTGCTCAGTGTTGTTTTCCTTCAAACAagccagaataaaaaaaatctgccaagTGAATAGgattattttgtcttgtttataaTACTAATCTTTTAATCTTGGTGACTTAAAACAAGGacgggataaaaaaaaatggcaaagaaaTGGGGTCACGCAGTATAGCAAGAATAAAACAAGCCAGGTTGAATAAATTACAGACAAGACAACGAGGAGAAATTAATAAAAGGCAATTATCATGGAAACGCATCACATTAGGATTCATTAGCATGTTGTTGACTGCGAGCCTGAGACAAAGCTTTGCAGCCCTGTCAGCAAAAACTTGTTCAGTTCCTCGACACAGTAATACTCTTAACAGAGCATGAAAAGCAGTCTGCTGGCTCAGACAGGAAAGTAAACATGAACCAGTAACAGAATCATAGATATTTTTATGAAGTAAGATTATCTTGGTGTTGGTGTCCATCGTACTTCAACATTATATGATTAGTTCCCAAAACATCTGAGACAAATGTGGTAGATTTTGTGGTATTACATGTATTTCAGTTGTCTTCATTTAGACCAAACCAATGTGTTGAAACAGTGTACAACAGTTCATGATTGTCTTAAATTCATCATGTTTCAACAGACTATGCTGTAAAGTGCTAACCCCAATCCAGGTGGGGTTAGGtctaaattaatatttaaaaaaaaggcaaatatagaaggttaaagctgcattaatcatttCTTGGCCACTGGGGGGCAGAAGAACTCATGGTGGAATTATGAGAGCAGTCAGTgtaaatcaaaacagtaaaagtgtgGATGTaacatcaaaacaatgagctgaaaaacgCTAAAACGCTCAACAGAACTCAGTTGAACTGCTGAGTCGGAGGAGGTTCTCTG is a window of Enoplosus armatus isolate fEnoArm2 chromosome 3, fEnoArm2.hap1, whole genome shotgun sequence DNA encoding:
- the il19l gene encoding interleukin 19 like, with product MMKMLLGCSLLLLLLSLSELVESRTLHLDSCSVNVHTHELRKYYSAIRSNAIAGDADIGVKFLDKSLMKGVQEGQTCCFLRLVLRFYVERVFSNYASSQQQRSSSALANAFVSIRRDIHKCHCHCAEETQRTVDSLHAEFNKLEANQAAQKAVGELDTVLEWLEGLGQKTA